TGAGGAACGTCCCGGTAAGCTGGTAGTAAAACATCCTCTTTTTCAAAAGCAAAATGACTTGCTAATTGACTTGCTTCTTGTCCGGCAGTTGGCGCAAAAAATCCTAGTCGTCCTTGTCGGTTTAAAGCTGTTGAACGTTGGTCTAATACACGTGACCAAACCATTTGGCTCATTAATTCAACTAATTCATGATCACTTAAATCAGGTACTAACGATTCATCTACTACATTTCCGTCTTGATCCAAGGCTTGGTAAGTTGGAAACAGCGCATCAACGTCATTTAGCAACGCTTGAAAGTCAATCGTTTTCTTTTTTGCCATCTTGTCACACAATCCTCTCTTTTAATCGATCGATTATATATTATGGTTCATTATAACAGCAAGAAATTCTGTATCATTGTTTTAACCATCTACAATTATAAAATTATCACTTTTATCACAAAAATACAAGCACATTCTTTATGAAAATCGTTTTATCCTTATTTCATAGCAAAAGAAACATAAACTTTTTTTATTTTTTGTTAATTTTAGGAAGCGTTTGCGTTTGTGAAGTAATTTCGTGGCTTTTATCACAAAAATAGTACAGTTAAAAAAGCAAAAGAAACAGTTTATGTTTTTAGTATAAAACAGAATAAAATGATTTTCTGGTATTTTTATATCAAGTTTAAACTTTGCATCGCATAACTGAAACCATCATTTGTAATATCTTTTGTAATAAAATCAGCATACTTTTTCACTTCGTCAGGCGCATGATCTAATACAATACTATAAGGAGAGTAAATCAACATTTCGATATCATTATAATCATCACCTACAGCAATGACCTGATCTAACGAGTCACCGAAATGTTCCAATACTTTTTGCATACCAACTTTTTTATCAATTCCAAGCCGGCTAATTTCCCCTCCAGAAAACACGTTAGACAAAGACAACGGCGTATATCTAAAGCAGTCACCCAATTCATTTCTGATTTGTTCTATCGTAATAGTAGGGTGAAAGTAATGAATTTTATTTACTTTTATTTGACTTAAATCTTGCATTTCTCGCGTACGTTCTTCCACGCTACTTAGATTTCGCAATTCTTGCTCATATTGCTGTTGAGTTACATTAGTCTTAGTGGATAAAAGGCTTTCATGTCTAGCTAAATAATTCTTTTTCTCACCAGCTTTTAACCAAATATAGTCTGAAGCTTCCATATGATAAGGTATTTCTAATTCATCTAAATAATTAGTGATCTCGACTAATTCATCATACGATAAATGAACATTATAGATAATTTTACCATCAGCTTGTATAACGTTACCGCCGGAGCTAATAATATTATCGAACTGAATGTTTTTTAACGCTTGCCCTAAAGCAGGTAGAGCACGTCCGGTACTTAGTACTAATGTATGTCCTTCTTCTTTTAAAGGGTATAAAGCATTTTGAGTTGACTGAGACATCTTGTCCCCTTTTATAATGGTTCCATCTGCATCAAAAAAGATAACTTTAGCCTTCATTTTTGCCTCCTTTTTATCGTATTATACTAAAAAAAGATGAGACGTTAAATTGAAGTGCGCCCCCAAAGTTAGACCCAATAATCTAACTTTGGGGGTTTTTTAATGGCAAAATATGATTATGAATTTAAAAAACAAGTGGTTGAGGCTTACCAGAAAGGCGAAGGGGGTTACGGTACTTTGGCCCAGCGATTTGGTATTCCAGCAGACTCTACTGTTCATAAGTGGGTGAAAATAGTTGAAAAATTTGGTGTTGAGGGTTTAAACAGACGAAAAAATAAACAAATTTATTCTTCTCAATTCAAACAAGATGTCATACACTATTATTTAAATAGTGGTGACTCTCTCCTTGATGTTGCGTTGAAATATGAATTACCATCCGGTGCTTTACTACAACACTGGTACCAAATATTTCTCCAAAAGGGCATTGATGGACTTTCACCGAAACAGAAAGGAAAAGGACATCCTTCTATGACTAAGAAAACCACAAAAGTAATGTCAAAGAAAACACAAACACGTGAACAAGAATTGGAACGCGAAAACGAACGACTTCGCGCAGAACTCGCTTTTGTAAAAAAGCGCCGAGCTTTAGGAATGAATCTTCCCGATCGACTCAAGAACAAGACGCACGAATCATTCACGAACTCCGAAAAGAGTTCCAACTAACGATTCTTCTTGACGCAACGAAATTTCCTAAAGCGACATACATGTACTGGCAAAAACGATTCAATCGAGAGAATCCAAATGCCGAATTAGAAAAAATGATCAAAGAAATTTTCGAAGAAAATAATGGGAATTATGGCTATCGTCGAGTCCAAATCGCTTTGAGTCAACGTGGCTTAAAAGTCAACCAGAAAAAGATCCGTCGGATCATGAGTAAACTTGGACTGAAAGGTTCGAAGTTTACTCGCAAATCACGTAAGTATAATTCCTACAAGGGAACTGTCGGACAAGTGGCAAAGAATCGGATAAATCGCCATTTTTATACCTCTATCCCACATCAAAAACTTACGACGGATACGTCCGAATTTAAGTATTACGTCCAGAATAAGCAAGGAAAACCTACGATCAAAAAGCTTTATCTGGATCCGTTTCTTGATATGTTTAATGGTGAGATCTTATCTTATCGCATTTCGGAGCATCCGAGTGCTAAAGCAATTCTTGATGCTCAGAAAGAAGCCATTGAGCACACGTCAGACTGTCCTTATCGACGAACGTTTCACTCCGATCAAGGTTGGGCTTATCAAATGGGGCAATACAGAAAACAATTGAAAGATGAGAAAATATTCCAAAGCATGTCCCGTAAGGGAAACTGTTTCGATAACTCCCCAATAGAGAATTTTTTCGGCTTATTAAAGCAGGAAATGTACCACGGAGTAGTTTACACAAGTTTTGAACATTTGAAGCAGGCCATTGTCGATTGGATTGACTACTATAATTATCGTCGAATTAAAACAAAGCTTGGTTGTAGTCCTGTACAGTACCGTGAATGGATAGCAGCATAAATCGAGTAGGTGACTAGCCATTAATTGGCTAGTCGACCTCTCACACCACCGTACGTACGGTTCCGTATACGGCGGTTCAATACCTTGCGTAAGCAGACTCTACCAAGGCGCTTAGTGAAACTAAGCCCCATCGGTGGAGTCTTTCGTTTGTAAGTGTCCGATGAACTTCAGACGTTTTGGACAATCGCCAATACTTCTTTCTGGAATAGCCAATCATTTTAGCGTGATCTACGTCTAGTCCATAAGATAATAACTTCGTTATTTTCGTTTTGGGAGCTTTCCAGCGTTTGAGGATGAGCTGTCTGATGCGGTGATGTAACCATGGTTCAATTTCCTTTTGAATAAACCCTCGAATAAATCCCAACCCGAAATAGCCTATCCAGCCACGCGTGACTTGATTGATTTCCTTTATGATCGTTCGAAAATCACCCGCACGCTTACGACTTGTTCGTCGTTTCAATTCGGCTTTGAATTTCTTCTTGGCTTCTTTGGTAGGAATAAAACGACAGATTCCATTGACTTTCATCATCAGACAGCTCAAGAATTTTAAACGGGTCGGCGACCCTACTTGACTCTTGTCTTGGTTGACAATTAATTTAAGATCCTTTTCAATAAAGCGTGTCACACTTTTCAGAACACGTTCGCCCGCACGTTTTGATTTCACATAGATGACGAAGTCATCAGCGTAACGAACAAATTGATGGCCTCTTTTCTCAAGTTCTTTATCCAGTTCATGTAAGTAAACATTGCAGAGAAGGGGCGATAGGACCGCTCCTTGAGGTGCGCCGGTCTTTCTTTCTACGTATTCGCCAGACAGGTCAATAACACCACTCATCAAGAACTTACGAATAACCTTGAGAATCGCTTTATCTTGAATGAATTGTTCCAAATGGTACATGAGTTTATCATGGTTCAACGTATCAAAACATTGCTTCAAATCACAATCGACCACAACTCTATAGCCTTCCTCATAATAGGCAACGCATTGTTTCAAAGCTGTGTGCGTTCCTTTATTTAGACGGAAGCCATGACTTTGGGGTAGGAAATGGGGGTCAATAATGGGTTCAATCACTTGTCGGATCGCTTGTTGGACCACTCGGTCTCGCGCACAAGGAATTCCTAGTTTACGCTTATCGCCATTAGACTTGGGAATCTCTACTTGTTTGACCGGTTGCGGTTGGTACGTCCCTTGAAGTAATTTCTTCCTTAGTGGCTCATACCATTTCTCAATGTGAGCTTCCACTTCATCCACATCCATACCATCTACACCAGCTGCTCCTTTATTGCGTCTAACCATTGTAACAGCTGTGCTTAAATTTTCTTTTCTTACGACGAGCTCCATCAAAGATGAAGACTTACGATACATTTCTTTCATTTGACCTAGAGGATGACTCTACACATCTACATACACTTTTGGTTCCACCTTATCCCTCTGTAGATTGCCAGCCTTTACGGCTGTTTTCTGTAGTCTTCGTCTCCTCTAACCTCCAATCTATACTTTGTATGAGTATTGTTCGGTCCTTCGGTACATTTTCCCTACTATGACCTCGGCTGACTTCTGTCTATTCGTTATTACTACGACTCCTGTCGCTAGGCAGACCTCCCCGGGTAAGGCGCGATAACCTTCCACTCATGTCACTGCCTCATTTACTGTATGGGATTCGGGCAGTATCGGACTTTACTTTGTTTTGCAAGCTCGTCCATCCCAAACCAGCCTTCTTATGAGATTCCTGTTCGTCAGTGCAAGTGTTTGCCTCTAGCTTCCTTCAGATTCCGCCTCACGGCGGACACCTTTGCTTTTAGCTAACAGTTCCTACTGCCAAGTCTGTAGTGGACTTTCACCACCAAGTTATCGCCCATGCCGAGCGCACAAAAATAATACCGACTAGATTTCTCTAATCGGTATAAGGTCTAACTATTGGGTCTCACTTCAAATCCCATCTTTCATTGATCTTTTTATATAATATAAATAAGCACAAAATCATTGAAGCTATGTCCTGAATTTATTTTCAGGACATAGATCCAGTAGACTTATGTTCTGAAATCTTAAAACAAGCATAAAAACTATGAAAATTAGAACTTAAGAGCCATTTCAGGACATAAAACTATTCATTTCATGTCCTGAAACGAAGCTCAGGTCATAAGTCGAGCGAAGCTATGTCCTGAACTTTTTTTCAGGACATAACTTAAAAGTTCATTAGCTAAATTTTAAATATAAACCGTCTTTTTAAAAGTTGCCTATTTTTGAATAAATTAGTCTTCTTCATTTTTAGAAAAATATTGTTGAATCGCCTCTAAAATATACTCGCTAGCAAAGCCATCGCCGTACGGATTTTTAGCTTGCGCCATAGCAGCATGGGTTTGTGGATCAGTCAATAATTCTTTTGTCGCTTGATAAATGTCTTCTTCTTGCGTTCCAATTAATTTTAATGTACCCGCTTCAATTCCTTCTGGGCGTTCCGTTGTATCGCGTAAAACAAGTACAGGTACGCCTAAGGAAGGTGCCTCTTCTTGTACACCACCAGAATCACTTAAAACTAAATAACTATTGGCAATAAAGTTATGAAAATCAACAACGCCCAAAGGTTCAACTAAACGAACATTTTCCAAATCTGACAACTTTTCTTTAGCCAATTGACGTACTTGAGGATTTTTATGCATAGGAAAAACAATAGATACATCCGAAAATTCTCGAGCAATGCGTCTCAAAGCAGAAAAAACTTGTGTCATCGGCGCTCCTAAATTTTCGCGACGATGCATGGTAAGAACTAATTGTCTTTGGTTAGTTGACGCCAAAGAAGGTGCGGTATAGTCTGTCTTCACAGTAAATTTCATCGCATCAATAGCTGTGTTCCCCGTTACAACAATAGATTTTTCCGGATGATTTTCTGCTAATAAGTTTTGTTTACTTTGATCAGTAGGAGCAAAAAATAAATCGGCTAAAGCATCAGTCATTTGTCTATTTGCTTCTTCAGGAAATGGCGAATATTTATTCCAAGTCCGTAATCCAGCTTCGACATGTCCGATTCTTACTTGTTGGTAAAAAGCTGCCGTAGCTGCTGCAAATGTTGTCGTAGTGTCTCCATGCACAAGAACCATGTCCGGTTTTTCTTTTTGTAAAATAGGTTGTAAATCTAACAAGACTTTTGTTGTAATATCAGTTAATGTTTGGCCTTGTGCCATAATATTTAAATCATAGTCAGCAACAATATCAAAAATTTGTAATACTTGGTCTAACATATCTCGATGTTGAGCTGTAATAACTGTTTTAGCTACAAATCGTTCATCATTTTTTAACGCATTCACAACTGGGGCCATTTTGATTGCTTCTGGTCGCGTACCAAATATGGACATCACTTTGATTGGCATCTCTTTCACCTCAGTGTTATTCTACCAGACCAAACAAGATCAAGCCATTCTAAATTGTATCCCCGTTAAAAATGGAATTTTTTACAATCGCATAATCAACTGTACGAATGGAATCTAAATCTTTGCCTCCAGCATAAGAAATAGAAGATTGTAAGTCTTGTTGCATTTCATCCAAAGTGTCTTGGAAAGGTCCTTTATGCACAACCCAGATCTTTTTGCCTTCAACGTTTTTCTTCTCGCCTTTTTGAAATTCTGAAGCTGAGCCAAAATATTCTTTATAGACTGTTCCATTTTCAACTTTAGTTTCACCAGGAGATTCTTCATGACCGGCAAATAAAGAACCGATCATAACCATCGTTGCACCAAAGCGAACGGATTTAGCAATATCTCCGTGATCGCGAATACCGCCATCAGCAATAATGGGTTTTCTAGCTGCTTTTGAACACCAATGTAAAGCAGCCAGTTGCCAACCGCCTGTACCAAATCCTGTTTTTAGTTTTGTAATACAAACTTTTCCTGGACCAATTCCGACTTTTGTCGCATCAGCGCCAGCATTTTCTAATTCTCGGACAGCCTCAGGAGTACCCACATTTCCGGCAATAACGAAAGTATTTGGCAAACTTTTTTTAATATATTGAATCATTGCGATCACTGCATTTGAATGACCATGAGCAATATCGATTGTTATATAGTCAGGTGCAAGTTTCTCTTTCGCTAATTCTTCGACAAATGCATATTCGCCTTCTTTAACACCTACACTAATGGAAGTAATTAATCCTTTGTTCTTCATTCTTTTTATAAACGGGATTCTTGCTTGTTCATCAAAGCGGTGCATAATATAAAAGTAGCCTTTTTCTGCCAAAGATTCTGAAATAGTCTCATCGACGATCGTTTGCATATTAGCTGGCACAACAGGCATTTTAAACGTATGTTTTCCTAAAGTAACGCTCGTATCACATTCTGAGCGGCTGTCAACGATACATTTATTAGGAATTAACTGAATGTCTTCATAATCAAATACTTGCATATCAAACATTGGGAAGATCCTCTCGCTTCGTTCGTTATTTTTTTCAAACCTCTAATAACTTAACGTAAAAATAATGGATTTGCAATTAAAGACTTTATTTTCTATAAATAAAACAGTCGATCATTCGTTCATCACGAACAATCGACTGTTTTTAAGGTAAATGATTACCAGCTGCTAAGTAAAGTTGATACCAATCTTTTCTACTTAATTGGATCTCAGAAGCTTGCGCAATTTCTTCAATCCGTTGAGTGTTCATCGTTCCAGCAATTACTTGCATATTAGCTGGATGTCGC
This region of Tetragenococcus osmophilus genomic DNA includes:
- the wecB gene encoding non-hydrolyzing UDP-N-acetylglucosamine 2-epimerase; this translates as MPIKVMSIFGTRPEAIKMAPVVNALKNDERFVAKTVITAQHRDMLDQVLQIFDIVADYDLNIMAQGQTLTDITTKVLLDLQPILQKEKPDMVLVHGDTTTTFAAATAAFYQQVRIGHVEAGLRTWNKYSPFPEEANRQMTDALADLFFAPTDQSKQNLLAENHPEKSIVVTGNTAIDAMKFTVKTDYTAPSLASTNQRQLVLTMHRRENLGAPMTQVFSALRRIAREFSDVSIVFPMHKNPQVRQLAKEKLSDLENVRLVEPLGVVDFHNFIANSYLVLSDSGGVQEEAPSLGVPVLVLRDTTERPEGIEAGTLKLIGTQEEDIYQATKELLTDPQTHAAMAQAKNPYGDGFASEYILEAIQQYFSKNEED
- the ltrA gene encoding group II intron reverse transcriptase/maturase; translated protein: MKEMYRKSSSLMELVVRKENLSTAVTMVRRNKGAAGVDGMDVDEVEAHIEKWYEPLRKKLLQGTYQPQPVKQVEIPKSNGDKRKLGIPCARDRVVQQAIRQVIEPIIDPHFLPQSHGFRLNKGTHTALKQCVAYYEEGYRVVVDCDLKQCFDTLNHDKLMYHLEQFIQDKAILKVIRKFLMSGVIDLSGEYVERKTGAPQGAVLSPLLCNVYLHELDKELEKRGHQFVRYADDFVIYVKSKRAGERVLKSVTRFIEKDLKLIVNQDKSQVGSPTRLKFLSCLMMKVNGICRFIPTKEAKKKFKAELKRRTSRKRAGDFRTIIKEINQVTRGWIGYFGLGFIRGFIQKEIEPWLHHRIRQLILKRWKAPKTKITKLLSYGLDVDHAKMIGYSRKKYWRLSKTSEVHRTLTNERLHRWGLVSLSALVESAYARY
- a CDS encoding helix-turn-helix domain-containing protein, translated to MAKYDYEFKKQVVEAYQKGEGGYGTLAQRFGIPADSTVHKWVKIVEKFGVEGLNRRKNKQIYSSQFKQDVIHYYLNSGDSLLDVALKYELPSGALLQHWYQIFLQKGIDGLSPKQKGKGHPSMTKKTTKVMSKKTQTREQELERENERLRAELAFVKKRRALGMNLPDRLKNKTHESFTNSEKSSN
- a CDS encoding Cof-type HAD-IIB family hydrolase, producing MKAKVIFFDADGTIIKGDKMSQSTQNALYPLKEEGHTLVLSTGRALPALGQALKNIQFDNIISSGGNVIQADGKIIYNVHLSYDELVEITNYLDELEIPYHMEASDYIWLKAGEKKNYLARHESLLSTKTNVTQQQYEQELRNLSSVEERTREMQDLSQIKVNKIHYFHPTITIEQIRNELGDCFRYTPLSLSNVFSGGEISRLGIDKKVGMQKVLEHFGDSLDQVIAVGDDYNDIEMLIYSPYSIVLDHAPDEVKKYADFITKDITNDGFSYAMQSLNLI
- the guaC gene encoding GMP reductase, encoding MQVFDYEDIQLIPNKCIVDSRSECDTSVTLGKHTFKMPVVPANMQTIVDETISESLAEKGYFYIMHRFDEQARIPFIKRMKNKGLITSISVGVKEGEYAFVEELAKEKLAPDYITIDIAHGHSNAVIAMIQYIKKSLPNTFVIAGNVGTPEAVRELENAGADATKVGIGPGKVCITKLKTGFGTGGWQLAALHWCSKAARKPIIADGGIRDHGDIAKSVRFGATMVMIGSLFAGHEESPGETKVENGTVYKEYFGSASEFQKGEKKNVEGKKIWVVHKGPFQDTLDEMQQDLQSSISYAGGKDLDSIRTVDYAIVKNSIFNGDTI